The stretch of DNA TGAAGTGCGATAGTTTTTTATTAAAAAGTGATGAGAAAGTAAAATACTTATTATTGACCTCAGATGGTGTACATGATTATATTGATAAACCAAATATTGAACAAATATTGCAAGATAAAAAATTAGATTTAGAATCAAAATGTACAAAGTTAATAAAAATTGCTAAAACAAATATGTCAAAAGACAATCTTACTGTTTTATTGTTGGAGTTTTAAATATGTTAAAAAGATTAGATAAATATGATAATGTTAACAAACACTTTGAAGACTTTGTTTTAATTGGAAGTGGCGGATACGGCGAGGTTTATTCAGCAACTTTCAAAAAAACAGGTAAAAGAATGGCAATTAAAATATTAACTGTATTTGATGCAACCAAAAAAGAAGTTAATCAAATAAGATTCAAAAATGAATGTAATGTACTAAAAACAATAAACTCTAAAAACGTTGTGCGAATGATTGGTTATTATGTTAGTGAAAACGAATCTTATTATGCAATGGAATTAATTAAAGGTATTAATTTAAGAAGTTTAATTTCTAAGTATAAAAAAATTCCCGTTGAAGAGGCGGTAAGGATAGCGAGAGAAATTTGCGAAGGCTTAGCTGACATTCATTTAGCAAATGTTATTCATCGGGATTTAAAACCAAGTAATATCCTAATTGAATCAGAGACAAACACTGTTAAATTAATTGATTTTGGAATTTCTTTAAGCGATGATTCTTTAAGGGTAACCGCAGATAATAAAACTGTTGGTTCGGTTCAATATCTTGCTCCTGAAATTCCTACAAGAAGTCAAACAGCATCAATTCAAAGTGATATTTATGCTTTTGGAATGATTCTTTATGAAATGTTGGCAGGTCATCCTGTATATCAAGGAATTGATGCTCAAGCAGTGCTATTATTACAAATTAATGGCGAAATACCACCATTAGAAGGTGTAGGTAAAACAATACCACAAGCAGTTGAAAATATTATTATCCGCTGTACAGCAAAAAACCCATCAGATCGATATAAGAATTGTGTGGAAATAATAAGTGATTTAAATCATTGTTTACAGCCACAAGCAGCTTTAGAAAAACGTTTGGATTTATCAAACAAGGATGTTAATAAAAAAAGAAAAATTAGTAAATCTTTAACAATAGCCTTAATAACTTTAGGCTCTAGTGCTGCAGTTGGATTATTAATTTATTTAATTATTTTTTTAGTAGATTATTTTAAAAAGTAAAGAAGGTAAAGTGGAAAAAGGCAAAATTGTTAAATCAGTAGCAGGCTTTTATGATGTTAAATCATTTGAAGATAAAAAAGTTTACCGTGTACGCGGTTCGGGTAAATTAAGACTTTTAGATATGAAACCTATTGTTGGTGATAATGTTGAATTTGAAAAAGATGGTTTGATTCATCATATTTTAGGTAGAAAAAATTTCTTTATTCGTCCTAAAATAGCAAATGTTGATCAGGCAATTGTAGTCATGTCATTAGTTGAACCCGAATTTAGTTCACAATTAGTTGATAAATTTTTAATAATTATTGAGAACAAAAATGTTGAACCGATTATTGTTTTAACTAAAAAAGATTTAACCTCAACATCAAAGATTAACTATTACAAAGATCAAGGCTATAAAGTGTTTGAAATCAACTATGAAGATAATACTGGATTTGATGGGTTATGTGAATTATTTAGACATAAAACAAGTTTTTTTGTTGGACAAACGGGAGTTGGTAAAACAACATTAATTAACTATTTAGCTAAAACTAATTTTGAAACACAGGCTATTTCAAAAGCTCTAAATCGTGGTAAACATACCACTCGCGAAGTTAGTCTAATTGACTTTGGTGGTGGTGAAATAATTGACACTCCGGGTTTTTCATCAATTGAATTTGATTTAACAATTGATGAAATGCCAATAGCATTTAATTCATTTAGAGAAGCTTCAGTATTTTGTAAATTTAGAGGTTGTAGACATTATCATGAAAAATTAGAAGATTGCGAAGTTAAAAAAAGAGTTGAAAGTGGAGTAATTAAAAAAGAAAGATATGACAACTACATTAGTTTCATTAAACGTATGCTTGAACCAATGTATTAATTTATAAAGGAGATATTATGAAAAAAATTAGTCCATCAATATTAGATGTTTCAAAAGATGAATTAATTAATTATGTTAATAAACTAATTGAATGAAATATTAACAATGTTCATTATGATGTTATGGATCAAGAATTTGTTCCCAATCAAGCTTTATCATATAAAGAAATAGAACAAATTTATAATAAATGCCCAAAACATCAAATGGATATTCATCTAATGGTCAAAGATATAAATTATTATTATGATTTATTTAAAAAGTTTGATGCAATTCTTACTTTTCATTATGAAGCCTTTAAAAATGAAAACCAAATCCAAAAATTAATAAAACAAGCAAAAAAAGACAATGTAAAAATTGGGATAGCTTTTAATCCAGATACAGAAGTTGATAAAATTTTACCCTTACTTAAAAATTTTGATTTAGTTCTACCAATGAGTGTATATCCTGGTAGAGGTGGCCAAAGTTTTATTGAGAATACATATACAAAAGTAAAAATGTTAAAAGAATATATTGATAAAAATAATTTAAATACTATTATTGAAATTGATGGTGGAGTTAAAGATTTTAACATTAAAAAATGTTTTGATTCTGGCGTTGATTTAGCTGTTGTGGGATCTTTCTTAGTCAAAAATTTTTCTAAAGAAACAATTGATAAATTATTAGAATAATCTAGCTTAAATAAAAAAGGAAACAATATGATTGATAATAAAAAACAAGAAGAAAGAAAAAAACTTCATAATTCTATTTGAAAAATAGCTGAAGAGTTGCGTGGATCAGTAGATGGTTGAGATTTTAAACAATATGTTTTAGTTACGCTTTTTTACCGTTTTATTTCCGAAAATATCACAAAATATATCAATGATAATGAACGTGAAGCAGGTAATACTGCTTTTGATTATGCCTTAATATCTGATCAGGATGCAATTAATTCTAAAGAAACATTAATAAAAGAAAAAGGTTTCTTTATTAAACCTTCTTCATTATTTATTAATGTTGTTAAAAATGGTCAAGATAATGAAAATTTAAATGAAATATTAAATAATATTTTCAAAGAAATAGAAAGTTCGGCTATTGGAACAGCTTCTGAAGAAGATTTTAAAGGTTTATTTAGTGATATGGATACCAATAACACTCGTTTAGGAGCAACGGTTATTGAAAGAAATAAAAAACTATATAGCATTTTAAAACATATCTCAGATTTAGAATTAGGAAATTATCAAGATAATACTATTGATGTATTTGATGATGCTTATGAGTTTTTAATGGCTATGTATGCATCTTCTGCAGGTAAATCTGGTGGAGAATTTTTTACACCTCAAGAAGTATCTGAGTTATTAGCTAGATTAACATTGATTAATTTTAATGATGAAAATAAAAAAGATAAAACGGAAATAGATAAAGTATATGACCCATGTTGTGGGTCTGGTTCTTTATTATTAAAATATGCAAAAATATTAGGTAAAGAAAATATTAAAGAGTCATTTAGTGGACAAGAAATTAATTTAACAACATATAACTTAGCAAGAATTAATATGTTCTTGCATGATATTAATTTTGATAAATTTCATATTCGCCTTGGCGATACCTTGACTAACCCGTTACATATTGATGAAAAACTTTTTGATGCAATTGTTTCTAATCCTCCTTATTCAATTAAATGAGATGGTGATTCTAATCCGACTTTAATAAATGATGAAAGATTTTCAGTTACAACTTTAGCACCAAAATCAAAAGCTGATTTAGCCTTTGTTTTACATATGATTAACCATTTATCTGCAGATGGTACAGCAGCAATTGTTGAATTTCCTGGCACACTATATCGTTCTGGGGCTGAGGCTGATATTAGAAGATGAATGGTTGAAAACAAAAACGTTGTTGATACAGTTATTCAATTACCATCTAACTTATTTTTTGGAACCTCAATTTCAACATGTATTTTTTATTGATGCATATAACGAATTTTTAAAAGAAACCAAGACTAATAAATTAACAGAAGAAAATATAACTAAAATTGTTGAATTAACAAATAAATTAAAAGTGTTTTTCTATAAATTTTTAAACTAATTTTAATAATATAAACAAACCTTTTACAGCAAACTTTCTTTGCTGTTTTTATTTTTTAAAAAGTACGCAAATTGAACAAATAATAATAAAAATAAAACTTTATAAAATAAATTATAAAAATAGGTAAAATGATTTTAGAAAGGAATAAATATGTCAGAAAAAAGCAGAACAATTCTAACACTTCTATCATTTTTCTTAGGTGGACTAGGAATTGATAGATTTTACGGCGGTAGAATTATTTTGGGAGTACTAAAATTACTTACAGCCGGAGGATTTGGAATTTGAGCACTTGTTGACTTTATTTTAGCAGTTTGTGGCGCTCAAAGAGACGGACAAGGTCAATTAATCCGCAAGTGGTAAATATTGAAATAATCCTAAAAATAAGAACAAAAAAGTTAACGGCATGTTAACTTTTTTATATTTAATTTCTTATTATGCACTTTGGTTAGTTTTAGCTTTTTCTAAAACTTCATTTATTTTTTTATCGTTATAGAAATCATCGTATTCTAAATTAATATCTGGTTCAACACCACTTTCGATTTCTTTGTTAGTTTCACCAAAAACGGCATTATTTGGTGAACTAATTGTAATTGTGGTTCCATCAATTAAAGTAATTGGCATAATAGCAGACATACCACCACCGGTTCTTTTACCAATAATTTTCGCAATACCCATTTCTTTTACAATACTTGTTAATTGGTTAGCCGCACTAAATGTGTTTAAACTTACTAATAGATTTCAGTTGTATTTTTCATAAGCATCACCATCATAATTATTATCACCATCGGTATCAACTTTAGATTTGCTTAAATCGCCTCTTCTATTTAAAATATCAAATTCACGATTTAGAATTGGTTTATCAGTCATAAATCCTAATGTTCTAACCATTGAATTAACACTACCACCACCATTTATAGCAATATCTAAAACAATATTCTTAATTTCTGGTTTTTTAGATACTTCTGACATTAAATGACGCATTAAGAAGTATGTATCATATTTTCAAGCATCTGGTCCTTTAATATCTTCTTGAGTACCATCTTCAAATTGTAATAATGTTACTATAGCGGTATTTCCGTGGTAACGAATGTAATCGTCTGGACCAAAGTTACTAATTTTTTTACCAAATTTCTTTTCAAATTTGTCAACTAACATTTTTCTGTTGTTTTCAAAATCAATACGGTATTTACTATAATCATTTGGATATTGTAATTTTTTTTCTAGTTCTTGATCTCATTGAGTTTCGTAGTATGAAAATGAATTTAGTCTTGTATGCAATTCATTTAGTTGTTTGTGAAAAATATTTACATATGCTTTATTATATTGTTCAGGATCTGTTGAAAGTAATTTAGCTTTATCTTCAGCACTAATAAATGATTCAAATGATTCAATTTGTTTATAGTATTTTAATCCATAGAAATAGTCCATTGTAAATGCTAAATGGTTAAAGTTAGCTTTACGTTCTTCAACAGTGGCTTTTTGTCCGCTTAATCCAGAGTCATGTCTAATTCTTGTTCGAGGTTCATCTTCAATTGGGCCCCAAGAATCTAAACCAGCTTCTAGGTTTGTGAATGTTTTACCATTAAAGTAAATATTATTAAATGTTTGGCTCATAAATAAAGTATTGAATACTGAGAATGGAAGTAATAACTTACCATCTTTATATAAAATATCCATATGATATTTTCCAAGATCAAAAGATACTCCCTTATCATCTTCATTTTTACTTTCATAATCTATTTCTAAGAATTGATTACCATCTGTTAATTCTTGTGGTTTAAGAATTTCATGGAAGAATGAAGTGTTTGTTGTAAAAATCTTGTTTTCTTTTCAATCAATGATTAGTTTATTTAATGTTTTACCATTTTTTTCCTTTGATAAGTAAACCTTTCTATTTTTAACTTCGTCTATATATGAACTATATAGTTCTAGATCAACTAAGCCATCTAATACTTTTAAAAATTCATCTAAATCGACATAAACAACTTTAGATTTATCATCTTTAATCTTGTAAGCATTTACATCATTTTTTTCTTTAATTGTATATTCTTGATTAAAGTTTTTAAAATTGTGAGCTGAGACTTCTACCTCAACAGCATTATCATTTTGCGGAGTGGCTTCTTCGTTTTCTTTCTTTTCTTTTTCTAATTGCTCGATTTTTTCATTCTTTTCGCGAAGTTCTTGTTCTTTTTGTTCTAATTCCTTTTTAATTTTTTCTAATTCATCATTAGATGCAGCATTATTTTGGCAACTTGCAGATAAAATCGCAACTGGTGCTAAACCAACTGTAGCTAATGGTAATAAATAATTTAATAATTTAGCTTTTCTTGATTTATTCATAAATACCTTTCTTTGTAGTTTAATATACATTTTTTATATTAATACTTTTTTAAAAAAAGATTAAAAAAATCTAAAAATGAGCAATTTTTATTTTTAATAGTCTCTAATATATATGAAATATATATTAAAAACAGGGCTTAAATTTTTCATCTTTAATTTTTTAAAAAAGAATTTAAAAAATAAATAAGAAACCGCTTGTTTTTTATGAAAAAATCTAAAAAATACAAATTTAATGTAAAAAAAATAAAAATGTAATATTTTATCACTTTAAAATTTTGTGAATAATTTTTACATTCAAAAAATTTTAAAATTTAATTATTCTTTTGTTTTGATTATTTAAAGTATTTTTATAATATAAATTTAATTTATAGTATAATATAAACGCTTTTAATAGCAATAAGTAGATTCATTTCTCACCTAAGTGATTTTTTGCTGGGTCGCTACACATAAAGAATATTTATTATGTAGTTTTTGGGAAGTGGTCTAAACCCACTTTTTATTTATTTTAAGGAGGAAGTTATACCAAAAGATAACTCAAATTTTGCAAACAATCAAAGCAAAAAACCAAAATCAGAACACGTCGTTAATAACGAAATACCTTATAAAAAAGTTTTTGTTTTAGGCCCAGATAATGAAAAGATTGGTGTTTTAACAAAAGAAGAAGCTCTTGATAAAGCATCTGATTATAAAATGGACTTAGTACTTATCTCAATTGAAAATAATAAACCAATTACTAGAATTATGGATTATGGAAAATTCAAATATGATAAGAAGAAAAAACAAAAAGCTGTCAAAGAAAAACAATCAGTAACAATTAATCGTGAAATTAGATTAACACCTTTAATTGGTCAACACGATTTAGAAACAAAAGCACGTAAAGCGCGTGAATTTATTTTAGAAGGTAACCGTGTTAAGGTATCTGTTAAATTCAGAGGTAGAGAACGTAGCAGAACAGATCTTGGTGAAGACATATTAAACAAATTTTATGTTTTAATTGAAGACATTGCAAAAGTATCAAAAGAAGCAACTTTAGTAAATGATCGTTTTCTAGATATGTATGTAGAAAAAGATAAGAAGAAAGTTGAAGCTTTAAACAAAAAAAATAACGAACCTTCAGAACAACAAGGAGAATAACATGCCAAAAATGAAAACCAAAAGCGGTTTAAAAAAGAGAATTAAAATAACTGCAACCGGTAAAGTTAAACGTGGAAACGCTTACCGTTCACATTTAGCACAAAACAAAACAACAAAACAAAAACGTCAATCTCGTAAATCATCAACTCTATCAGCATCTGATTTCAAGAGATACAAAGAATTAATTTAATTTTATAATTTAAGAAAGGAAATATTATGCGTACAAGAGGCGGAATAGTTACAAGAAGAAGACGTGCAAAATGATTAAAATTAGCTAAAGGTTACTGAGGACACAAATCAATCGGTTACAGAGTTGCTAAACAAGCTGTTGTTAAATCATGAACATATGCATTTAGAGACAGAAAACAAGTTAAACGTGAATTCAGAAAATTATGAATTGCACGTATTAATGCAGCTGCAAGAACAAACGGAATTACATATTCAAGATTAATCGAAGGATTAAGTAAAGCTAACATTAACATTAACAGAAAAATGCTTTCAGAATTAGCAATCAACTACCCAGAATCATTCTCAAGAATCGTTGAATCAGCTAAAAAAGCTTTATCTTCAAAATAATAATATAAACCTAGGTAAAAAGCCAGGTTTATTTTTTTATTATATAAAAACCAAACCATTTTTTAATCTCAAATTTTAAAGTAGTAAAATTATGAATACAAGGTTTTAAATCAATATCTTTTTAATAATAAAAATTTTATGTATAAATACATAAAAGATTTTAAATTGTGTTATTATTTTTACCATAATTGAGGACATATGAGAATACAGAAAAATAAAAATTCATCAAATGAAGTAAGGTTGGATCTTGCAAAAACAAATCAACTTAAAACAGAAGAATTTATTGCACTAAAAAAAGAGAACAAAAAACGTAAAAATAAAAAACTCCCTTCAAATGTTCCATATGATTTAAATCCATATGGCGTAACTTTTTTTAATGTTTGAAAAAAATTTCCTAAGAAGATGTTAATGGTCTTTCTTTCAGCAATTTTATATAACGTTGCTATAGCGACATTCCTTGCAAAAGCTGCTACTGTTGCAACTGGTGTTTCCGCATTAGTTCAAGCCTTAACTTTTACAGTTTCAGTTACAGCACCATACTTTGCTTACATTTACTTTTTATTAAACCTGCCATTGATTATAATTTTTTGAAATAAAAATTCAAGAATGTTTATGATACTTACAACTTATTGGTTATTATGACAAGTCGCATTTCAATCGATCTTATTAATTGGGCCAGTTGGTCACTTCTTCCATAAAATTTCAATTTATTATGTAAACTGAATTTCACCAAGCGAATCAAACTTTACCAACGATTTCAAAAGTTTAATTCCTTGAGATGTTTATGGGACATATGCTAATTCTTATCATAATTTATTTGATTGAATGAATAGTTTACCAACACCTAATTCAGAAGGATTATATATTCTTGATTTAAATAATTCTCTACATGCGGGTATTTCAAGAGAATTGGGTTATATTAGTCATTTAACTCAATCTCAATTTGAACAATTATCACACTTTAAACATTTAATTGGAAATGGTTTTGGAAACCCTACTTGACCAATTATTGTTTACGCAGTTATTGGTGCTGGTATGGCTGGTATTGCTGGTGGAATTGCCTGAAAAAATTCAGCTTCAACTGCTGGCGGAGATTTTATTGTTTATTATATTTCAAGAGTTAAACAAAAATCTGTAGGTCACATTTCAACAATTGTTGCTTTAATATTTGGAGCTTTTTCAATTGTAACAATTACTATCGTAGAATTACTTGGTATATCTGCCGATCGTCCATTTAACGTAGCTGGTTTATTATTAAGAATTTTATGTTCTATTGCTTATGTGTTTATTTATATCTCATTTATTGAATTAATTTTTCCTAAATATCGTAAGATTAGAATTGAAATATATAGTAAAACCCCAGAAAAAATTATTGATCGTTTCAAATTAATTAATTATTGACATGGTTACAATATCGATAAACTTGTTGCTGGTTATACAAATACTGAAACGGTTAAAATTGAAACTTTTGCCCTATATTTAGAACAAAACTTAATTAAAAATGAAATTTTATTAGCTGATCCTAATGCTTGAATGACAGTTTCAAGAGTTCATAATATTATTGGAAAATTTGATACTTCAAAGGTTGAGTCATAATTAAAAAATCAGGTTTTGATATGAAAACCTGATTTTATTTATTCGTCTTGTCCTAGTTCATCTAGTTTGTTAATACGAGCAATATGTCTTCCACCTTCAAATTCTGTATTTTCTCATGTGTGAAACATATTTTCGACTTCGTTGCCAGAAAGTAATCTTCCGCCCATACATAAAATGTTTGAATTATTATGTGCCTTTGATAATCTGGCTTCTTCCTCATTAGTTACTCTTGCACATCTAATATTCTTAAAGCGATTTAATGCCATTGATATTCCAATACCTGAACCACAAAAAGCAACAAACTTAGTGTCATCACGGTT from Mycoplasmopsis arginini encodes:
- a CDS encoding S41 family peptidase, with product MNKSRKAKLLNYLLPLATVGLAPVAILSASCQNNAASNDELEKIKKELEQKEQELREKNEKIEQLEKEKKENEEATPQNDNAVEVEVSAHNFKNFNQEYTIKEKNDVNAYKIKDDKSKVVYVDLDEFLKVLDGLVDLELYSSYIDEVKNRKVYLSKEKNGKTLNKLIIDWKENKIFTTNTSFFHEILKPQELTDGNQFLEIDYESKNEDDKGVSFDLGKYHMDILYKDGKLLLPFSVFNTLFMSQTFNNIYFNGKTFTNLEAGLDSWGPIEDEPRTRIRHDSGLSGQKATVEERKANFNHLAFTMDYFYGLKYYKQIESFESFISAEDKAKLLSTDPEQYNKAYVNIFHKQLNELHTRLNSFSYYETQWDQELEKKLQYPNDYSKYRIDFENNRKMLVDKFEKKFGKKISNFGPDDYIRYHGNTAIVTLLQFEDGTQEDIKGPDAWKYDTYFLMRHLMSEVSKKPEIKNIVLDIAINGGGSVNSMVRTLGFMTDKPILNREFDILNRRGDLSKSKVDTDGDNNYDGDAYEKYNWNLLVSLNTFSAANQLTSIVKEMGIAKIIGKRTGGGMSAIMPITLIDGTTITISSPNNAVFGETNKEIESGVEPDINLEYDDFYNDKKINEVLEKAKTNQSA
- a CDS encoding TM2 domain-containing protein, with amino-acid sequence MSEKSRTILTLLSFFLGGLGIDRFYGGRIILGVLKLLTAGGFGIWALVDFILAVCGAQRDGQGQLIRKW
- the infC gene encoding translation initiation factor IF-3, which translates into the protein MGSGLNPLFIYFKEEVIPKDNSNFANNQSKKPKSEHVVNNEIPYKKVFVLGPDNEKIGVLTKEEALDKASDYKMDLVLISIENNKPITRIMDYGKFKYDKKKKQKAVKEKQSVTINREIRLTPLIGQHDLETKARKAREFILEGNRVKVSVKFRGRERSRTDLGEDILNKFYVLIEDIAKVSKEATLVNDRFLDMYVEKDKKKVEALNKKNNEPSEQQGE
- the rpmI gene encoding 50S ribosomal protein L35 is translated as MPKMKTKSGLKKRIKITATGKVKRGNAYRSHLAQNKTTKQKRQSRKSSTLSASDFKRYKELI
- a CDS encoding type I restriction-modification system subunit M, translating into MIDNKKQEERKKLHNSIWKIAEELRGSVDGWDFKQYVLVTLFYRFISENITKYINDNEREAGNTAFDYALISDQDAINSKETLIKEKGFFIKPSSLFINVVKNGQDNENLNEILNNIFKEIESSAIGTASEEDFKGLFSDMDTNNTRLGATVIERNKKLYSILKHISDLELGNYQDNTIDVFDDAYEFLMAMYASSAGKSGGEFFTPQEVSELLARLTLINFNDENKKDKTEIDKVYDPCCGSGSLLLKYAKILGKENIKESFSGQEINLTTYNLARINMFLHDINFDKFHIRLGDTLTNPLHIDEKLFDAIVSNPPYSIKWDGDSNPTLINDERFSVTTLAPKSKADLAFVLHMINHLSADGTAAIVEFPGTLYRSGAEADIRRWMVENKNVVDTVIQLPSNLFFGTSISTCIFYWCI
- the rsgA gene encoding ribosome small subunit-dependent GTPase A; this encodes MEKGKIVKSVAGFYDVKSFEDKKVYRVRGSGKLRLLDMKPIVGDNVEFEKDGLIHHILGRKNFFIRPKIANVDQAIVVMSLVEPEFSSQLVDKFLIIIENKNVEPIIVLTKKDLTSTSKINYYKDQGYKVFEINYEDNTGFDGLCELFRHKTSFFVGQTGVGKTTLINYLAKTNFETQAISKALNRGKHTTREVSLIDFGGGEIIDTPGFSSIEFDLTIDEMPIAFNSFREASVFCKFRGCRHYHEKLEDCEVKKRVESGVIKKERYDNYISFIKRMLEPMY
- the rplT gene encoding 50S ribosomal protein L20, producing MRTRGGIVTRRRRAKWLKLAKGYWGHKSIGYRVAKQAVVKSWTYAFRDRKQVKREFRKLWIARINAAARTNGITYSRLIEGLSKANININRKMLSELAINYPESFSRIVESAKKALSSK
- a CDS encoding RpiB/LacA/LacB family sugar-phosphate isomerase, whose translation is MGKNIVKITSDHAGHNAKMELADRLENQGYQVELFGSKSESEPISYAEVGAEFAKEVKKDLNRDDTKFVAFCGSGIGISMALNRFKNIRCARVTNEEEARLSKAHNNSNILCMGGRLLSGNEVENMFHTWENTEFEGGRHIARINKLDELGQDE
- a CDS encoding DUF2179 domain-containing protein translates to MRIQKNKNSSNEVRLDLAKTNQLKTEEFIALKKENKKRKNKKLPSNVPYDLNPYGVTFFNVWKKFPKKMLMVFLSAILYNVAIATFLAKAATVATGVSALVQALTFTVSVTAPYFAYIYFLLNLPLIIIFWNKNSRMFMILTTYWLLWQVAFQSILLIGPVGHFFHKISIYYVNWISPSESNFTNDFKSLIPWDVYGTYANSYHNLFDWMNSLPTPNSEGLYILDLNNSLHAGISRELGYISHLTQSQFEQLSHFKHLIGNGFGNPTWPIIVYAVIGAGMAGIAGGIAWKNSASTAGGDFIVYYISRVKQKSVGHISTIVALIFGAFSIVTITIVELLGISADRPFNVAGLLLRILCSIAYVFIYISFIELIFPKYRKIRIEIYSKTPEKIIDRFKLINYWHGYNIDKLVAGYTNTETVKIETFALYLEQNLIKNEILLADPNAWMTVSRVHNIIGKFDTSKVES
- a CDS encoding serine/threonine protein kinase encodes the protein MLKRLDKYDNVNKHFEDFVLIGSGGYGEVYSATFKKTGKRMAIKILTVFDATKKEVNQIRFKNECNVLKTINSKNVVRMIGYYVSENESYYAMELIKGINLRSLISKYKKIPVEEAVRIAREICEGLADIHLANVIHRDLKPSNILIESETNTVKLIDFGISLSDDSLRVTADNKTVGSVQYLAPEIPTRSQTASIQSDIYAFGMILYEMLAGHPVYQGIDAQAVLLLQINGEIPPLEGVGKTIPQAVENIIIRCTAKNPSDRYKNCVEIISDLNHCLQPQAALEKRLDLSNKDVNKKRKISKSLTIALITLGSSAAVGLLIYLIIFLVDYFKK
- a CDS encoding ribulose-phosphate 3-epimerase: MKKISPSILDVSKDELINYVNKLIEWNINNVHYDVMDQEFVPNQALSYKEIEQIYNKCPKHQMDIHLMVKDINYYYDLFKKFDAILTFHYEAFKNENQIQKLIKQAKKDNVKIGIAFNPDTEVDKILPLLKNFDLVLPMSVYPGRGGQSFIENTYTKVKMLKEYIDKNNLNTIIEIDGGVKDFNIKKCFDSGVDLAVVGSFLVKNFSKETIDKLLE